The Halosimplex litoreum genome has a window encoding:
- a CDS encoding sensor histidine kinase has protein sequence MDGSNAAGSDANGAETGDRAGSVRGVAGRLVPGPVRRSYALKFAVAMAVVILLVTAVGVGSYVQIRGIIDDDAENTLRSTATVQADSVGEWLAGMRAQVRGFSGSNVYATENPERIGETLEASQVQASADVAGIHYVGADGTILASTVADLEGSAVDARRPDWAGPIAVARNASGDEFRVGVSNRAYESNGRLLMAFAGRVRVGEGVLVVVGDVRADFEQLHRTRSIVRTQLLNPEGQNVFASRQTAPSPLAETAAFERAVAGEPASRERASDVLAFAPVPDTPWVVVTEAPKSQLYQASETVGRNVVVLVAASITTLAVVGFVLGRGTVVPLLRLRRRAEAMADGDLDVDLSTTREDEIGRLFVAFDDMREALRSQIREAETARERAERSRAELERQNERLDQFASTVSHDLRNPLNVASGHLQLIDRKVDDVGEDAAEALDAHVEKIDSAHLRMEEIISDVLALARQGQDIEETQSVDLATVARDAWATVDSGSATLTVPESRTIAADPDRLRQAFENLFRNSVEHGSTSSRPGADDAVEHGSTSPRSQAPEDTVEHGSTSSRPGADDAVEHGSTSPRSQAPEDTVEHGSSGDDADGDALTVTVELTDTGFAVADDGTGIPPETVDDVFEYGHTTDEDGTGFGLAIVDTVVEAHGWTVTVDRDYDEGARFVVSDAFDDDVDTDDREP, from the coding sequence ATGGACGGATCGAACGCGGCGGGATCGGACGCGAACGGGGCCGAAACCGGCGACAGGGCGGGGTCGGTCCGGGGCGTCGCCGGGCGGCTGGTCCCGGGGCCGGTCCGGCGCAGCTACGCGCTGAAGTTCGCAGTCGCGATGGCGGTCGTAATCTTGTTGGTCACGGCCGTCGGGGTCGGGAGCTACGTCCAGATCCGGGGGATCATCGACGACGACGCGGAGAACACGCTCCGGTCGACGGCGACGGTGCAGGCCGACTCGGTCGGCGAGTGGCTGGCAGGCATGCGGGCGCAGGTCCGGGGATTCTCGGGGTCGAACGTCTACGCCACCGAGAACCCGGAGCGGATCGGCGAGACGCTCGAGGCCTCGCAGGTACAGGCCAGCGCGGACGTGGCGGGGATCCACTACGTCGGCGCCGACGGGACGATCCTCGCCAGCACGGTCGCCGACCTCGAGGGGAGCGCGGTCGACGCCAGGCGACCGGACTGGGCGGGGCCGATCGCGGTGGCGCGGAACGCGTCGGGCGACGAGTTCCGCGTCGGCGTCTCGAACCGAGCCTACGAGTCCAACGGTCGCCTGCTGATGGCCTTCGCCGGGCGGGTCCGCGTCGGGGAGGGTGTGCTCGTCGTCGTCGGCGACGTGCGCGCCGACTTCGAGCAGCTCCACCGGACCCGCTCGATCGTCCGGACGCAGCTGCTGAACCCCGAGGGGCAGAACGTGTTCGCCTCCCGGCAGACTGCGCCGAGCCCGCTGGCGGAGACGGCGGCGTTCGAGCGGGCGGTCGCGGGGGAGCCGGCGAGCCGCGAGCGGGCCTCGGACGTGCTCGCGTTCGCGCCGGTCCCGGACACTCCGTGGGTCGTCGTGACCGAGGCGCCCAAATCGCAGCTCTACCAGGCCAGCGAGACCGTCGGGCGGAACGTGGTCGTCCTCGTCGCCGCCTCGATCACGACGCTCGCGGTCGTCGGGTTCGTCCTCGGCCGCGGGACCGTCGTCCCGCTGCTCCGGTTGCGTCGACGCGCGGAGGCCATGGCGGACGGCGACCTCGACGTGGACCTCTCGACGACCCGCGAGGACGAGATCGGGCGGCTGTTCGTCGCGTTCGACGACATGCGCGAGGCGCTGCGGAGCCAGATCCGGGAAGCGGAGACAGCGCGCGAGCGCGCAGAGCGCTCGCGCGCGGAACTCGAACGGCAGAACGAGCGCCTCGACCAGTTCGCCAGTACCGTCTCTCACGACCTTCGCAACCCGCTGAACGTCGCCAGCGGACACCTCCAGCTGATCGATCGGAAAGTCGACGACGTGGGCGAGGACGCTGCCGAAGCGCTGGACGCACACGTCGAGAAGATCGACTCCGCTCACCTGCGGATGGAGGAGATAATCAGCGACGTGCTGGCGCTGGCCCGACAGGGCCAGGACATCGAGGAGACCCAGTCGGTCGACCTGGCGACCGTCGCTCGCGACGCCTGGGCGACCGTCGACAGCGGGTCGGCGACGCTGACGGTGCCCGAGTCCCGCACTATCGCGGCGGACCCCGACCGCCTCCGACAGGCCTTCGAGAACCTCTTCCGGAACAGCGTGGAACACGGTTCCACGAGCAGTCGGCCAGGGGCCGACGACGCCGTCGAGCACGGCTCGACGAGCCCTCGGTCGCAAGCTCCCGAGGACACTGTGGAACACGGTTCCACGAGCAGTCGGCCAGGGGCCGACGACGCCGTCGAGCACGGCTCGACGAGCCCTCGGTCGCAAGCTCCCGAGGACACCGTGGAACACGGTTCCTCCGGCGACGACGCGGACGGCGACGCCCTGACGGTCACGGTCGAACTCACCGACACCGGCTTCGCCGTCGCCGACGACGGCACCGGCATCCCACCCGAAACCGTCGACGATGTCTTCGAATACGGGCACACGACCGACGAGGACGGCACCGGCTTCGGCCTCGCCATCGTCGACACCGTCGTCGAAGCGCACGGCTGGACCGTCACCGTCGACCGCGACTACGACGAGGGCGCCCGCTTCGTCGTCTCCGACGCGTTCGACGACGACGTCGACACCGACGACCGCGAACCCTGA
- a CDS encoding cellulase family glycosylhydrolase, whose product MRRRRFLSGVGAGSLAGVAGCGGILGSGEESTAVGPPRLSVDGRWLTDPAGNRIVLRGVNVPGPVWGSERADARGKGYRETLELATDAGAGWHSRVLRVPATPQTLDSVGVERFAREYLDEIVALAAERGVYLLIDYHATERYDTDAIDDRLRRFWRTVAPRYAEESHVLYELFNEPTEPATGGIEAWRTWKEHAEPWVAFVRERAPETPVVVGSPRWSSLTAYAAEEPLADDAVVYSAHVYPSWEPETWEATFGDPALSVPVFVTEWGYVDDANVDSHFAATTSSWGRPFRAWLTSHDNVGWCARAFDSRWVPPMFDAEWTLRGGDRYMGELVKRWLAAERERHWPPAGADAPTATVVPTDRPPGPPESLGLSSIGETTATLVWVAPASPNGSDVVQYRIALDDEPRIVRGSRQSYELTGLSPGERYTVSATAVDGAGRESRPATVQFTTVTPAEATATIPAAGDAPTVDRSVEDAWADTPPHPIDARVWAETASDVTGEWRALWNGRALYVLVTVTDEAVLDHDAVELYLDLAHDGGEEYDGANDLQLVVEAGSGRVTPGANSATADPVDAAVTETGDGWRTEIAVPWEPYGVVPFAGDRLGMDVHVVDDAEGGVRRDAKVAWHDDSDAVWETPSAMATVALGD is encoded by the coding sequence ATGCGAAGACGACGATTCCTGTCGGGCGTCGGCGCCGGGTCGCTCGCGGGGGTGGCGGGCTGCGGTGGGATTCTGGGGTCCGGCGAGGAGTCGACTGCGGTGGGGCCGCCGCGGCTGTCGGTCGACGGGCGATGGCTCACCGACCCGGCGGGGAACCGCATCGTCCTGCGGGGCGTGAACGTTCCGGGGCCGGTGTGGGGGAGCGAGCGGGCCGACGCCCGCGGGAAGGGGTACCGGGAGACGCTGGAACTCGCGACCGACGCCGGAGCGGGCTGGCACAGCCGCGTTCTCCGGGTCCCCGCGACGCCCCAGACCCTCGACAGCGTGGGCGTCGAGCGGTTCGCACGCGAGTATCTCGACGAGATCGTCGCGCTGGCGGCCGAGCGGGGCGTCTACCTGTTGATCGACTACCACGCGACCGAGCGCTACGACACGGACGCCATCGACGACCGACTGCGGCGCTTCTGGCGGACGGTCGCGCCGCGCTACGCCGAGGAGAGTCACGTGCTCTACGAACTGTTCAACGAACCGACCGAGCCGGCGACGGGGGGGATCGAGGCCTGGCGGACCTGGAAAGAACACGCCGAACCGTGGGTGGCGTTCGTCCGCGAGCGGGCGCCGGAGACCCCCGTCGTCGTCGGCTCCCCGCGGTGGTCGTCGCTGACGGCGTACGCCGCCGAAGAGCCCTTGGCCGACGACGCCGTCGTCTATTCCGCGCACGTCTACCCTTCCTGGGAACCGGAGACCTGGGAGGCGACGTTCGGCGACCCGGCGCTGTCGGTCCCGGTGTTCGTCACCGAGTGGGGGTACGTCGACGACGCGAACGTCGACTCGCATTTCGCCGCCACGACGTCGTCGTGGGGCCGACCCTTCCGGGCGTGGCTCACGAGTCACGACAACGTCGGCTGGTGCGCCCGCGCGTTCGACTCCCGGTGGGTCCCGCCGATGTTCGACGCCGAGTGGACCCTCCGCGGCGGCGACCGATACATGGGGGAACTCGTCAAGCGGTGGCTGGCGGCCGAGCGCGAGCGCCACTGGCCGCCGGCGGGCGCGGACGCGCCGACCGCGACGGTAGTACCGACCGACCGCCCACCGGGACCGCCCGAGAGCCTGGGGCTCTCGTCGATCGGGGAGACGACGGCGACGCTCGTGTGGGTGGCGCCAGCGAGCCCGAACGGCAGCGACGTGGTGCAGTACCGCATCGCGCTCGACGACGAGCCGCGAATCGTTCGGGGGTCTCGCCAGTCGTACGAGCTGACGGGGCTCAGCCCGGGCGAGCGCTACACAGTGAGCGCCACCGCGGTCGACGGGGCCGGTCGGGAGTCACGCCCTGCGACCGTCCAGTTCACGACGGTCACCCCCGCCGAAGCGACGGCGACGATCCCCGCCGCCGGCGACGCGCCGACCGTCGATCGGTCGGTAGAAGACGCCTGGGCCGACACGCCGCCCCACCCGATCGACGCGCGGGTCTGGGCGGAGACGGCGTCGGACGTGACCGGCGAGTGGCGAGCGCTGTGGAACGGGCGCGCGCTGTACGTCCTCGTCACGGTGACCGACGAGGCGGTGCTGGACCACGACGCGGTCGAACTGTACCTCGACCTGGCACACGACGGCGGCGAGGAGTACGACGGCGCGAACGACCTCCAGCTCGTCGTCGAGGCGGGCTCCGGCCGGGTGACGCCGGGAGCCAACTCGGCCACCGCTGACCCCGTCGACGCGGCGGTGACCGAGACGGGCGACGGCTGGCGGACCGAGATCGCGGTGCCCTGGGAACCCTACGGCGTCGTGCCCTTCGCCGGCGACCGCCTCGGTATGGACGTCCACGTCGTCGACGACGCCGAAGGGGGCGTCAGGCGCGACGCGAAGGTCGCCTGGCACGACGACTCCGACGCCGTCTGGGAGACCCCCTCTGCGATGGCCACCGTCGCGCTCGGCGACTGA
- the hjc gene encoding Holliday junction resolvase Hjc yields MANSNAKGDRRERELVNELDAAGFAVMRAPASGSATERELPDVLAGDGEDFYAVEAKSSAGDPIYLDGEEVEALLFFSRNFGAKPRIGVRFDREDWYFFHPGDEAVHVTDGGNYRVKKETALAHGVDFDELVGHSEKVTLEEVADDGPDQGTLDVLSAFERGDLSKEEAAEML; encoded by the coding sequence ATGGCGAACTCGAACGCGAAGGGCGACCGCCGCGAGCGCGAACTCGTCAACGAACTCGACGCGGCGGGGTTCGCGGTCATGCGCGCGCCCGCCAGCGGGAGCGCCACCGAGCGCGAGCTCCCCGACGTGCTGGCCGGCGACGGCGAGGACTTCTACGCCGTCGAGGCCAAATCCTCCGCCGGCGACCCCATCTACCTCGACGGCGAGGAGGTCGAGGCGCTGCTCTTTTTCTCGCGGAACTTCGGCGCCAAACCCCGCATCGGCGTCCGCTTCGACCGCGAGGACTGGTACTTCTTCCACCCCGGTGACGAGGCCGTCCACGTCACCGACGGCGGCAACTACCGCGTCAAGAAGGAGACCGCGCTGGCCCACGGCGTCGACTTCGACGAACTCGTCGGCCACTCCGAGAAGGTCACCCTGGAGGAAGTCGCCGACGACGGTCCCGACCAGGGTACCCTCGACGTCCTCTCGGCGTTCGAACGCGGCGACCTCTCGAAAGAAGAGGCCGCGGAGATGCTGTAA
- a CDS encoding SWIM zinc finger family protein codes for MSESRTPPQVRKTALAPDVRRLDERAARAWTERMAVRPLGGGRYAVDSQSGATYVVDLPAGTCTCPDYQIRGEHCKHLRRVGIEITVRRVPAPGKRAAVCDACGIETFVPERVGPPDLCPACRLEPGDVVSDRETDDRLVVARVTPARADGVVIEGVGETVADYATNEGYPTDDLVVEAVYLGDLARRESPRRYSFPLSRLERVDDAAVVDRRLRERVTA; via the coding sequence ATGTCCGAATCACGTACCCCTCCCCAGGTCAGGAAGACCGCACTCGCACCGGACGTTCGGCGGCTCGACGAGCGGGCCGCCCGCGCCTGGACCGAGCGCATGGCCGTCCGCCCGCTGGGCGGCGGCCGCTACGCCGTCGACAGCCAGAGCGGCGCGACCTACGTCGTCGACCTCCCCGCGGGCACCTGTACCTGCCCCGACTACCAGATCCGCGGCGAGCACTGCAAACACCTCCGTCGCGTCGGCATCGAGATCACCGTCCGACGCGTACCCGCACCGGGCAAACGCGCGGCCGTCTGCGACGCCTGCGGGATCGAAACGTTCGTCCCCGAACGCGTGGGGCCGCCCGACCTCTGTCCCGCCTGCCGACTCGAACCCGGCGACGTCGTCAGCGACCGCGAGACCGACGACCGCCTCGTCGTCGCCCGCGTCACGCCCGCCCGCGCCGACGGGGTCGTCATCGAGGGCGTCGGCGAGACCGTCGCCGACTACGCCACCAACGAGGGGTACCCCACCGACGACCTCGTCGTCGAGGCGGTGTATCTGGGCGACCTCGCCCGCCGGGAGTCGCCGCGCCGGTACTCGTTCCCCCTGTCGCGGCTGGAGCGGGTCGACGACGCGGCGGTCGTCGACCGGCGGCTGCGCGAGCGCGTCACGGCCTGA
- a CDS encoding DUF7472 family protein: MEIDRKFAVELGISAASVVLFVGAAYVVSSNYADPGNATGNGSAAPVLQPDGGLVMVGVVGLFVLIMAVAGLILYRANFDEE; this comes from the coding sequence ATGGAAATCGACCGGAAGTTCGCCGTCGAACTCGGGATCTCGGCGGCCTCGGTCGTCTTGTTCGTCGGTGCGGCCTACGTCGTCAGCTCCAACTACGCCGACCCCGGCAACGCCACCGGGAACGGCTCGGCCGCGCCCGTGCTCCAGCCCGACGGCGGGCTCGTCATGGTCGGTGTCGTCGGCCTGTTCGTCCTCATCATGGCCGTCGCCGGACTGATCCTGTACCGGGCGAACTTCGACGAGGAGTAG
- the priL gene encoding DNA primase regulatory subunit PriL codes for MEPIHARYPWRGESRQAVGEAGVDLAAVVADDAAVVERGVERVVWALEDGTVGDGHDVDRIELLSYPVARVLVSLVDEHVLTRKYAQAEATAARERFTADFADTTEFKSASTPRLTLSELLAEFDLSGAIRAADGTVGDGSAVVSDGASREFRVEVGTYLDLAADQRGDEWRLVNRPLSDGEVLIDGEELVALLRQAVRHRVDDGLPLSVPDAIADELTEQAEELRQRLSELDLTRDIDTVVPELFPPCMKHLLDKVQQGEHLEHHSRFAIASFLTSIGMTTDEIVDIFEVNPGFGEEATRYQVDHIRGATSPTDYSPPACATMQSYGDCIGKDEICTEEINESHPLNYYEYQLDEAEEDDLTDWREAHEDGDDGDGESEDAEHGAAEDGDGDAADAEDAEA; via the coding sequence ATCGAGCCCATCCACGCCCGGTACCCCTGGCGGGGGGAGTCGCGACAGGCCGTCGGCGAGGCCGGCGTCGACCTGGCGGCCGTCGTCGCCGACGACGCCGCCGTCGTCGAACGGGGGGTCGAGCGCGTGGTCTGGGCGTTGGAGGACGGCACGGTCGGCGACGGCCACGACGTCGACCGGATCGAACTGCTCTCCTACCCGGTCGCGCGCGTGCTCGTCTCGCTCGTCGACGAGCACGTGCTGACGCGCAAGTACGCCCAGGCCGAAGCCACTGCCGCCCGCGAGCGCTTCACCGCCGACTTCGCCGACACCACGGAGTTCAAATCCGCCAGCACGCCCCGGCTCACGCTCTCCGAGTTGCTCGCGGAGTTCGACCTCTCCGGGGCGATCCGGGCGGCCGACGGGACCGTCGGCGACGGCTCGGCCGTCGTCAGTGACGGCGCCTCCCGGGAGTTCCGCGTCGAGGTGGGCACGTACCTCGACCTCGCCGCCGACCAGCGAGGCGACGAGTGGCGGCTGGTCAACCGACCCCTGTCCGACGGCGAGGTCCTGATCGACGGCGAGGAACTGGTCGCGCTCCTACGCCAGGCCGTCCGCCACCGTGTCGACGACGGCCTCCCCCTCTCGGTGCCCGACGCCATCGCCGACGAACTCACCGAGCAAGCCGAGGAACTCCGCCAGCGGCTCTCCGAGCTGGATCTCACCCGCGACATCGACACCGTCGTCCCCGAGCTGTTCCCACCTTGTATGAAACACCTCCTCGACAAGGTTCAGCAGGGCGAGCACCTCGAACATCACTCGCGGTTCGCCATCGCTTCCTTCCTGACCAGCATCGGCATGACGACCGACGAGATCGTCGACATCTTCGAGGTCAACCCGGGCTTCGGCGAGGAGGCCACTCGCTACCAGGTCGACCACATCCGCGGCGCGACCAGCCCGACGGACTACTCCCCGCCCGCCTGCGCGACGATGCAGTCCTACGGCGACTGTATCGGCAAGGACGAGATCTGTACGGAGGAGATCAACGAGTCCCACCCGCTGAACTACTACGAGTATCAGCTCGACGAGGCCGAGGAGGACGACCTGACCGACTGGCGGGAAGCGCACGAGGACGGTGACGACGGGGACGGAGAGAGCGAAGACGCCGAGCACGGAGCGGCCGAAGACGGAGACGGAGACGCTGCGGACGCCGAAGACGCCGAAGCCTGA
- a CDS encoding DUF7139 domain-containing protein translates to MPSLSEAYDRGEWTGRDPRRVSAGGGLFVVGALAVVSAILVLTTDLAAVFDATSTTDARRVAGVLAGLGIPAMFVGVVAVLPASRRERFGALAGAAVTVAGVVMYWRVYPQRWVEASDSMAFPTAMLYFVGGSVALWFVLSAVASFKLRNNPQGTVRLEVTRQGETEEIHVTRSEYQRYKRAVQGDADDSEAVAEELRALHRD, encoded by the coding sequence ATGCCCAGTCTCTCGGAGGCGTACGACCGCGGGGAGTGGACCGGGCGCGACCCGCGGCGCGTGTCGGCGGGCGGCGGTCTGTTCGTCGTCGGTGCGCTGGCCGTCGTGAGCGCGATCCTCGTGTTGACGACGGACCTGGCCGCCGTCTTCGACGCGACGAGCACGACCGACGCCCGTCGCGTCGCGGGCGTCCTCGCCGGGCTGGGGATCCCGGCGATGTTCGTCGGCGTCGTCGCCGTCCTGCCGGCCAGCCGCCGCGAGCGATTCGGCGCGCTCGCCGGCGCCGCCGTCACCGTGGCGGGCGTCGTCATGTACTGGCGGGTCTACCCCCAGCGGTGGGTCGAGGCCAGCGACTCGATGGCCTTCCCGACCGCGATGCTCTATTTCGTCGGCGGGAGCGTCGCGCTGTGGTTCGTCCTCTCGGCCGTCGCCTCGTTCAAGCTCCGCAACAACCCTCAGGGGACCGTCCGCCTGGAAGTCACCCGCCAGGGCGAGACCGAGGAGATCCACGTCACCCGCAGCGAGTACCAGCGCTACAAGCGCGCCGTCCAGGGCGACGCCGACGACAGCGAGGCCGTCGCCGAGGAACTGCGCGCGCTCCACCGGGACTGA
- the ilvD gene encoding dihydroxy-acid dehydratase has translation MSQQEPGSPEGASGVADDKPDDLPSSEVTKGAEHAPHRAMFRAMGYDDEDLSSPMVGVANPAADITPCNVHLDDLADEAYEGVDDSGGMPIEFGTITISDAISMGTEGMKASLISREVIADSVELVSFGERMDGLVVIGGCDKNMPGMMMAAIRTDLPSVFLYGGSIMPGEHDGREITIQNVFEGVGAVADGDMTEDELYEMERQACPGAGSCGGMFTANTMASISEAIGFAPLGSASPPAEDESRYEEARRAGELATEVVEARRTPSDFLTRESFENAIALQVAVGGSTNAVLHLLAMAAEAGVDLDIEDFNEISKRTPKIADLQPGGEKVMNDLHEVGGVPVVLNALYEADLLHGDALTVTGETMGEALEAYDPPAIEDVEADYLYTVDEPKNEQGAIRILTGNLAPEGAVIKISGEEYRRHEGPVRIFDEESEAMKYVQEGEVDSGDVIGIRNEGPRGGPGMREMLGVTSAVAGQGHADDVALFTDGRFSGATRGFSIGHVAPEAFVGGPIAALEDGDTITIDVDELELSVDLGDEEIEARLEDYEPEPNYESGVLAKYHRDFGSAANGAVTNPGAKWD, from the coding sequence ATGAGCCAGCAGGAACCGGGATCACCCGAGGGCGCGAGCGGAGTGGCCGACGACAAGCCCGACGACCTCCCGAGTAGCGAGGTCACGAAGGGTGCCGAGCACGCGCCCCACCGCGCGATGTTCCGCGCGATGGGCTATGACGACGAGGATCTGTCTTCACCGATGGTCGGCGTCGCCAACCCGGCCGCCGACATCACACCGTGTAACGTCCACCTCGACGACCTCGCCGACGAGGCCTACGAGGGCGTCGACGACAGCGGCGGCATGCCGATCGAGTTCGGCACGATCACCATCTCCGACGCCATCTCCATGGGCACGGAGGGGATGAAGGCCTCGCTCATCTCCCGAGAGGTCATCGCCGACTCCGTGGAACTGGTGAGCTTCGGCGAGCGCATGGACGGGCTCGTCGTCATCGGCGGCTGCGACAAGAACATGCCCGGGATGATGATGGCCGCTATCCGCACGGACCTGCCGAGCGTCTTCCTCTACGGCGGGTCGATCATGCCCGGCGAGCACGACGGCCGCGAGATCACCATCCAGAACGTCTTCGAGGGCGTCGGCGCCGTCGCCGACGGCGACATGACCGAGGACGAACTCTACGAGATGGAACGGCAAGCTTGCCCCGGCGCCGGGTCCTGCGGCGGGATGTTCACCGCCAACACCATGGCGTCGATCTCCGAGGCGATCGGCTTCGCCCCCCTGGGCAGCGCGAGCCCGCCGGCGGAGGACGAGAGCCGCTACGAGGAAGCCCGCCGAGCCGGCGAACTCGCGACCGAGGTCGTCGAGGCCCGGCGCACCCCGTCCGACTTCCTCACGCGCGAATCGTTCGAGAACGCGATCGCTCTGCAGGTCGCGGTGGGCGGTTCCACGAACGCCGTCCTGCATCTGCTCGCGATGGCCGCCGAGGCCGGCGTCGACCTCGACATCGAGGACTTCAACGAGATCAGCAAGCGAACGCCGAAGATCGCCGACCTGCAGCCCGGCGGCGAGAAAGTGATGAACGACCTCCACGAGGTCGGCGGCGTCCCGGTCGTCCTGAACGCGCTGTACGAGGCGGATCTCCTGCACGGCGACGCGCTGACCGTGACCGGCGAGACGATGGGCGAGGCGCTGGAAGCCTACGACCCGCCCGCCATCGAGGACGTCGAGGCCGACTACCTCTACACGGTCGACGAGCCCAAAAACGAGCAGGGCGCCATCCGCATCCTGACGGGCAACCTCGCGCCCGAGGGCGCGGTCATCAAGATCTCCGGCGAGGAGTACCGCCGCCACGAGGGGCCGGTCCGGATCTTCGACGAGGAGAGCGAGGCGATGAAGTACGTTCAGGAAGGGGAGGTCGACTCGGGCGACGTGATCGGCATCCGCAACGAGGGGCCGCGCGGCGGTCCGGGCATGCGCGAGATGCTCGGCGTCACGAGCGCCGTGGCCGGCCAGGGTCACGCCGACGACGTGGCGCTCTTTACCGACGGGCGCTTCTCCGGGGCGACCCGCGGGTTCTCCATCGGTCACGTCGCTCCGGAAGCGTTCGTCGGCGGTCCGATCGCCGCGCTGGAGGACGGCGACACCATCACCATCGACGTCGACGAGCTCGAACTCTCCGTCGACCTCGGCGACGAGGAGATCGAGGCGCGCCTCGAAGACTACGAGCCCGAACCGAACTACGAGTCGGGCGTGCTCGCCAAGTACCACCGCGACTTCGGCTCGGCCGCCAACGGTGCGGTCACCAACCCCGGCGCCAAGTGGGACTAG
- a CDS encoding HalOD1 output domain-containing protein, whose product MRDEKRGDGNDSDDTDSNESEAVAFDHYDWDGEDSPSIAVAEAVAAVTNRSVTALPPVQEVVDADALDMLVRSGDPLAVRVTIDYAGTDVTITGDGRIRVRPDSE is encoded by the coding sequence ATGAGAGACGAAAAGCGGGGGGACGGAAATGATAGTGACGACACAGATAGCAACGAGTCCGAGGCCGTCGCGTTCGACCACTACGACTGGGACGGAGAGGATTCGCCCAGCATCGCGGTCGCGGAGGCCGTCGCAGCAGTCACGAACCGGAGCGTGACGGCACTTCCGCCGGTACAGGAGGTGGTCGACGCGGACGCGCTGGACATGCTCGTCCGCTCGGGCGACCCGCTGGCGGTCAGGGTCACCATCGACTACGCGGGGACCGACGTGACGATCACGGGCGACGGTCGGATACGGGTCAGACCCGACTCGGAGTGA
- the prs gene encoding ribose-phosphate diphosphokinase, which produces MIVSGSTSQGFAAALADATGRDLAAVEYDRFPDGELQATLAEFAAEEAVVVGSTVSGDAHVELLQLQDAVREAGASEVTTVVPYMGYARQDRAFSEGEPVSARAVARAISTGTDRVLTVNPHETAVCDFFTVPTEPVDAAGRLADPLPDGLADPLFLSPDEGAIDLAATTRDAYGRGATDYFEKERDYDTGEVAIEPSDAAVADRDVVLVDDIVATGSTMSESIAVLTDRGAARVFVTCVHPMLAADARTKLERAGTTAIFGTDTIERPVSAVSAAPAVADRL; this is translated from the coding sequence ATGATCGTCAGCGGGTCCACGTCACAGGGGTTTGCGGCTGCACTGGCCGACGCGACGGGTCGGGACCTGGCCGCCGTCGAGTACGACCGCTTCCCCGACGGTGAACTCCAGGCCACGCTCGCCGAGTTCGCGGCCGAGGAGGCCGTCGTCGTCGGGTCGACCGTCTCGGGCGACGCCCACGTCGAACTGCTCCAGCTCCAGGACGCCGTCCGCGAGGCCGGCGCGAGCGAGGTGACCACCGTCGTCCCCTACATGGGCTACGCCCGTCAGGACCGGGCGTTCTCCGAGGGCGAACCCGTCTCTGCCCGCGCCGTCGCCCGCGCTATCTCGACGGGGACCGACCGCGTCCTCACGGTCAACCCCCACGAGACCGCGGTCTGTGACTTCTTCACCGTCCCCACCGAGCCCGTCGACGCCGCCGGCCGCCTGGCCGACCCGCTGCCCGACGGGCTGGCCGACCCGCTCTTTCTCTCGCCCGACGAGGGGGCCATCGACCTGGCGGCGACGACTCGCGACGCCTACGGCCGCGGCGCGACCGACTACTTCGAGAAGGAACGGGACTACGACACCGGCGAGGTCGCGATCGAACCGAGCGACGCAGCGGTCGCCGACCGCGACGTGGTGCTGGTCGACGACATCGTCGCCACGGGGTCGACCATGAGCGAATCCATCGCCGTCCTCACCGACCGCGGCGCCGCCCGCGTGTTCGTCACCTGCGTCCACCCGATGCTCGCCGCCGACGCCCGGACGAAACTCGAACGCGCCGGAACGACCGCAATCTTCGGTACCGACACCATCGAACGGCCGGTCAGCGCCGTCAGCGCCGCCCCTGCCGTCGCCGACCGCCTCTGA